A DNA window from Ignavibacteriales bacterium contains the following coding sequences:
- the rpsA gene encoding 30S ribosomal protein S1, with the protein MSDTKNSAEKFEESGYSEEEYKQLEQLYSGTMGKINAGEIVKGRVVHIGDSNVAVDIGFKSEGNVSVSEFPKIKELKIGDEIEVFLESIEDKDGQLVLSRKRADFMRIWERVVKSFETGEVLKGRCVRRTKGGIVVDLMGLDAFLPGSQIDVRPVRDFDAFIGREMDFRVVKVNHPSENVVVSHKILVEEELASQRKVILDSLEKGQILEGHVKAITDFGVFVDLGGVDGLVHITDLSWGRVSHPSEIVKLDATVNIVVLDFDAEKKRISLGMKQLQPHPWDNIDQKYPVGTKINGKIVSLTDYGAFVEIEKGIEGLIHISEMSWTQHIKHPSQVVSMGQMVDAIILSLDKDGKKISLGMKQLEPDPWTTLMQKYPIGSKHMGTVRNLTNFGVFVELEEGVDGLVHISDLSWTKKIRHPGEVVKKGDQLEVIVLSVDIEQRRISLGHKQVNDNPWEAFESQYKVGTDVDGKIVRIIEKGVIVEMPLGVDGFVPLSQLSHTPVKNIAESFKVGDDIPLKVIEFDKESKKIVLSALEYLRGKEQKLVDDYVASHKLTPMTMKDVVSTPAEVEKMPDELSFDTKDESIPEGSN; encoded by the coding sequence ATGTCAGATACAAAAAATTCCGCAGAAAAGTTCGAGGAAAGCGGGTATTCGGAAGAAGAATACAAACAACTTGAGCAGCTGTATTCCGGCACGATGGGCAAGATTAATGCCGGTGAAATCGTCAAAGGGCGCGTCGTTCATATCGGCGATTCCAACGTTGCAGTCGATATTGGATTCAAATCGGAAGGCAACGTGTCGGTAAGTGAGTTCCCGAAAATTAAGGAACTTAAAATTGGCGATGAAATTGAAGTTTTCCTCGAAAGCATTGAAGACAAAGATGGTCAGCTTGTCTTGTCGCGAAAGCGTGCTGATTTCATGCGTATCTGGGAACGTGTTGTAAAATCATTTGAAACAGGCGAAGTGCTGAAAGGCAGATGCGTCCGAAGAACAAAAGGCGGAATCGTTGTCGATCTTATGGGATTAGATGCCTTTTTACCAGGTTCGCAAATCGATGTTCGGCCTGTTCGTGATTTTGATGCTTTCATCGGACGCGAGATGGATTTCCGTGTCGTGAAAGTTAATCATCCGTCAGAAAATGTTGTTGTCAGTCATAAAATATTGGTTGAAGAAGAACTTGCCAGTCAGCGTAAGGTCATTCTTGATAGTCTTGAGAAGGGACAAATTCTCGAAGGTCATGTGAAGGCGATCACCGATTTTGGTGTATTCGTCGATCTTGGAGGTGTCGATGGGTTGGTTCATATTACGGATCTTTCGTGGGGAAGAGTCAGTCATCCATCGGAGATTGTCAAACTAGATGCAACTGTCAATATTGTCGTACTGGATTTCGACGCGGAGAAGAAGCGCATATCACTTGGTATGAAGCAGTTGCAGCCGCATCCATGGGATAATATTGATCAGAAATATCCAGTTGGCACAAAAATTAACGGTAAAATTGTTTCGCTCACAGATTACGGTGCATTTGTTGAAATTGAAAAAGGCATTGAAGGCCTTATTCACATTTCAGAAATGAGCTGGACACAGCATATCAAACATCCGTCGCAAGTAGTTTCCATGGGACAGATGGTAGATGCGATTATTCTTTCGTTAGATAAAGATGGTAAGAAAATATCGCTTGGTATGAAGCAGCTCGAACCAGATCCGTGGACAACGCTGATGCAAAAATATCCCATTGGATCCAAGCATATGGGCACAGTGCGTAACCTGACGAACTTCGGTGTGTTCGTTGAACTCGAAGAAGGTGTTGATGGACTTGTGCATATTTCTGATTTATCATGGACGAAGAAAATTCGTCACCCGGGTGAAGTAGTGAAAAAAGGTGATCAGCTCGAAGTGATCGTGCTGTCGGTGGATATCGAACAACGCCGCATCTCTCTAGGACATAAACAAGTGAACGATAATCCGTGGGAAGCGTTCGAGTCGCAGTACAAAGTTGGTACAGATGTAGATGGCAAGATTGTTCGCATCATAGAGAAAGGTGTTATTGTAGAAATGCCGCTCGGTGTTGACGGCTTCGTGCCGCTGTCACAACTTTCCCATACACCGGTGAAGAATATTGCTGAATCCTTCAAAGTGGGTGATGATATACCTTTAAAAGTGATAGAGTTCGATAAAGAAAGTAAAAAGATTGTTCTTTCCGCACTTGAGTATTTGCGCGGCAAGGAGCAGAAGCTTGTGGATGATTATGTTGCGAGCCATAAGCTCACACCGATGACGATGAAAGATGTCGTCTCGACTCCCGCTGAAGTAGAGAAAATGCCGGATGAACTGTCTTTTGACACGAAGGATGAATCTATTCCCGAAGGTTCAAACTAA
- a CDS encoding 4-hydroxy-3-methylbut-2-enyl diphosphate reductase — translation MRVTVDKSSGFCWGVVRTVDIAEKELAAGEKLYSLGDIIHNPVEIERLRSEGLETVTHDDLSKLRGAKILIRAHGEPPETYTRAQELGITLIDATCPVVAKVQERIRRFYDDGYQVVIFGKIEHAEVIGLVGQTNGEAIVIKSLDEIDKVKMDRKTVLFSQTTMDKPTYYSIKEELSKRIKELVVGSMEELATEFLAKDTICGQVFGREKKIREFAAENDLIVFVAGRHSSNGKVLYEIVKSVNSRIQFIEDVQELQPEWFEGIETVGITGATSTPQWLMEKVKEKIETMKNIMNSKISTQPSIGNELITH, via the coding sequence ATGCGAGTGACAGTCGATAAATCTTCCGGATTCTGTTGGGGAGTTGTTCGGACTGTGGATATTGCAGAGAAGGAACTTGCCGCCGGTGAAAAACTATATTCCCTAGGCGATATCATTCACAATCCTGTGGAGATTGAACGGCTTAGATCTGAGGGGCTTGAAACAGTGACACATGATGATTTATCGAAGCTCCGGGGCGCAAAAATTCTGATTCGTGCGCATGGTGAGCCGCCGGAGACATATACACGCGCTCAAGAACTTGGCATTACATTGATCGATGCGACGTGTCCGGTGGTTGCCAAAGTGCAGGAGCGAATTCGCCGGTTCTATGATGATGGGTATCAAGTCGTTATTTTCGGCAAGATAGAACATGCAGAAGTTATCGGACTCGTAGGTCAAACAAACGGCGAAGCGATCGTTATAAAATCGCTGGATGAAATCGATAAAGTGAAGATGGATCGGAAAACTGTTCTATTCTCTCAAACAACGATGGACAAACCGACATACTATTCCATCAAAGAAGAATTATCTAAAAGAATAAAAGAGTTGGTCGTCGGTTCTATGGAAGAACTTGCGACTGAGTTTCTTGCAAAAGATACCATTTGCGGCCAGGTGTTTGGTCGTGAAAAGAAGATTCGAGAATTCGCGGCGGAGAACGACCTTATTGTTTTCGTCGCAGGCAGACATAGCTCGAATGGGAAAGTGTTATACGAAATTGTTAAATCAGTCAATTCCCGGATTCAATTCATAGAGGACGTTCAGGAGCTTCAACCGGAGTGGTTTGAAGGAATCGAAACCGTCGGCATCACCGGTGCAACATCCACTCCGCAATGGCTGATGGAGAAGGTGAAGGAAAAGATTGAAACGATGAAAAACATCATGAATTCAAAAATTAGTACACAGCCATCTATAGGTAACGAACTCATCACACACTAA
- the cmk gene encoding (d)CMP kinase, whose amino-acid sequence MKKITIAIDGPAASGKSTTAKLVAHKLGYLHIDTGAMYRAITLKALDEKIDLNDKKEIVRLAQTSAIRLEVKDSTTKVFLDGIEVTKRIRTQLVSCSVSTVSSFKGVREVMVHAQQKMASSGGVVLEGRDIGTVVLPKAELKIFMVASVEERARRRKKDLALVGIEANQDDLIQEIDARDQKDSTREASPLRKAADAIELDTSNLTIEEQVNFILERANEIIKEKETSCE is encoded by the coding sequence TTGAAGAAGATAACCATAGCGATAGATGGGCCAGCCGCATCAGGTAAGAGCACGACAGCAAAGTTGGTGGCTCATAAATTGGGTTATCTTCATATTGATACAGGCGCAATGTATCGTGCTATTACTCTGAAAGCGCTTGACGAAAAAATAGATTTAAACGATAAAAAAGAAATTGTCCGTCTAGCGCAGACGAGTGCTATCCGTTTGGAAGTGAAGGATAGTACCACGAAGGTCTTCTTGGACGGCATAGAAGTAACGAAACGAATCAGAACACAATTGGTGAGTTGTTCTGTCAGTACTGTAAGCAGTTTTAAAGGCGTCCGCGAAGTGATGGTACATGCGCAGCAAAAGATGGCGTCAAGCGGTGGTGTTGTTTTGGAAGGACGCGATATCGGGACGGTTGTTCTTCCAAAAGCAGAGTTAAAAATATTTATGGTCGCAAGTGTTGAAGAACGAGCCCGGCGACGGAAAAAAGATCTTGCTCTGGTTGGAATTGAGGCAAATCAGGATGATTTGATACAAGAAATTGATGCACGTGATCAGAAAGATTCAACCCGTGAAGCTAGCCCGTTGCGAAAAGCTGCGGATGCAATTGAATTAGACACTTCCAATTTAACTATTGAGGAACAAGTCAATTTCATTTTGGAACGTGCAAATGAAATTATTAAGGAAAAAGAAACATCATGCGAGTGA
- the radC gene encoding DNA repair protein RadC, whose protein sequence is MKRPHDTVQVSELRLYHIPITSWPADERPREKLLHRGVGNLSDAELLAILIRMGSKGVTAVDLARRLFADERTLHEISLLSVEEIKKCGIGESRAIALVAAFELAKRLPETKRKDRLTIQSPEDIVQRFGAKFKDLVQEEFWVFPLNSINRLLEPKQITKGILSSSLAHPRECFREAITQSAAAVIFVHNHPSGNPEPSQDDIAITKQLVEAGKIIGIAVHDHIIIAADRFVSLADRRLMV, encoded by the coding sequence TTGAAACGACCTCATGACACAGTACAAGTATCTGAGCTGAGATTATACCATATTCCGATCACATCGTGGCCTGCTGATGAACGCCCAAGAGAAAAACTTCTGCATCGCGGAGTGGGCAATTTAAGCGATGCTGAACTGCTTGCCATTCTTATTAGAATGGGGAGTAAAGGTGTCACGGCTGTTGATCTCGCGCGGCGTCTTTTCGCTGACGAAAGAACGCTGCACGAAATATCTTTGTTGTCTGTTGAAGAAATTAAAAAATGTGGAATTGGTGAAAGCCGAGCTATCGCTCTAGTGGCAGCGTTTGAACTTGCGAAACGGCTGCCGGAAACGAAAAGAAAAGATCGGCTCACAATCCAATCACCTGAAGATATTGTTCAACGATTTGGGGCAAAGTTCAAAGATTTAGTACAAGAAGAATTTTGGGTATTTCCATTAAACTCCATTAACCGGCTCCTTGAACCAAAACAAATAACCAAAGGAATATTGAGTTCATCACTTGCTCATCCCCGGGAATGTTTTCGCGAGGCGATTACCCAATCGGCAGCGGCAGTTATTTTTGTTCACAACCATCCCAGTGGAAATCCGGAACCAAGCCAGGATGATATCGCCATTACTAAACAGCTTGTGGAAGCAGGGAAGATAATCGGTATTGCGGTGCATGACCATATTATCATTGCGGCAGACCGTTTCGTCAGTCTCGCAGATCGCAGACTGATGGTGTGA
- a CDS encoding ABC transporter substrate-binding protein translates to MKSIIFTAILFLLFVLPTSAQSQALQDSLVFKPEAEREFVDAMRSFQAGRFDTASVLFTRVIKSYPRSHRATGALIMGAKAFYELKDYRESIRLLKNMLDLYPQSTYRDDAHYTLALDYCRTGRYEDAASECLITLQTSHEKQLITRSEKLIEMLTSSYLTLPELQRLQSDAKSDEMKSLITIRIAEKLLHTGDIATAEEMLHTTALLPSKIKYVSEALAMLEQLENRGMKIGVVLPLMLKAESPSTRALGVEFLEGIQLAVEEYNQKVPLKIILDVRDTERDPSIAARVVADLCTGEKVSAIIGPISSNEVFASAGIANERGVPLISPTATASGIAAIGLYIFQANPDYDTRGRDAALYAYNTLGARTFAVLAPTDVVGKQLAESFIAEVHSLGGEMIDAQWYAAGSMDLRTELTNMRRIALSRLEVPTIDFSAKMRQSELNKFIKWGVNQRVLDSLMERELTAPVTLLFGDRGKLIADSLKIPTHLEHIKYDSLGLPVRTIDALFVPIASSEEIPVVSSQIQYFNIQTQILGTGDWNDLSALDQNRQYTDGVMFFADSYPDVSSEIYRTFEAKYRLANNNKTPGTNSVFGYDVAKMILQIVSQGKTRRQDIARELAKVEGFEGLHSHISLSKNRVNSCLSVLQYKGRQIYHIGKIDLATVGK, encoded by the coding sequence ATGAAATCAATTATATTTACGGCAATTCTTTTTCTACTGTTTGTATTGCCAACCAGCGCACAGTCTCAAGCTCTGCAGGATAGTCTTGTGTTCAAGCCAGAAGCGGAGCGCGAGTTTGTCGATGCAATGAGATCATTCCAAGCCGGCCGTTTCGATACTGCATCTGTTTTATTCACTCGCGTGATTAAAAGTTATCCGCGAAGTCATCGGGCGACCGGTGCGCTTATTATGGGAGCGAAAGCGTTTTATGAATTGAAGGATTATCGAGAATCCATTCGCCTTCTGAAAAATATGCTTGACCTGTACCCTCAGTCAACCTATAGAGATGACGCGCATTACACGCTTGCACTTGATTACTGTCGCACGGGACGATACGAAGATGCCGCATCGGAATGTCTCATTACACTTCAGACATCGCACGAGAAACAATTGATAACACGTTCAGAGAAGTTAATAGAAATGCTAACATCATCGTACCTCACACTTCCGGAATTGCAACGGCTTCAATCGGATGCTAAAAGCGATGAGATGAAATCACTCATCACTATACGGATTGCTGAAAAACTTTTACATACCGGAGATATTGCAACAGCAGAAGAGATGCTGCACACAACAGCATTGCTGCCATCAAAAATAAAATATGTGAGTGAAGCTCTTGCGATGTTAGAACAATTGGAAAACCGTGGAATGAAGATCGGCGTAGTTCTGCCATTGATGCTGAAAGCGGAAAGTCCATCGACACGAGCGTTGGGCGTAGAATTTCTGGAAGGCATTCAGCTTGCCGTTGAAGAGTACAATCAAAAAGTTCCTTTAAAAATTATTCTTGACGTTCGCGACACTGAAAGAGATCCAAGTATAGCTGCGCGGGTGGTAGCCGATTTGTGCACTGGCGAAAAAGTCTCTGCCATCATCGGGCCGATTTCGAGTAATGAAGTTTTTGCGAGTGCTGGCATTGCAAATGAACGTGGTGTCCCGCTGATCTCACCGACTGCAACTGCGAGCGGAATTGCTGCCATCGGGTTGTACATTTTCCAAGCAAATCCAGATTATGACACTCGAGGGCGCGATGCTGCGCTCTATGCGTACAACACACTCGGTGCTCGTACGTTTGCTGTGCTTGCACCGACAGATGTTGTAGGGAAGCAACTCGCTGAATCGTTCATTGCAGAAGTTCATTCGCTAGGCGGCGAGATGATTGATGCGCAATGGTACGCTGCTGGCTCGATGGATTTACGAACCGAATTGACGAACATGAGGCGAATAGCGTTATCGAGACTGGAAGTGCCGACAATTGATTTTAGTGCGAAGATGCGACAGTCTGAGTTGAATAAATTTATAAAGTGGGGCGTTAATCAACGCGTCTTGGATTCGCTTATGGAACGTGAGTTGACCGCCCCTGTCACTTTGTTATTTGGAGACAGAGGAAAACTGATTGCAGACTCACTAAAAATCCCGACGCATCTTGAACACATAAAATATGATAGTCTCGGATTGCCGGTGAGGACAATCGATGCTCTCTTTGTGCCGATTGCGAGTTCGGAAGAAATTCCAGTTGTGAGTTCGCAAATACAATACTTCAATATTCAAACACAGATTCTTGGTACAGGAGATTGGAATGATCTATCGGCGCTTGATCAGAATCGCCAGTACACCGATGGAGTGATGTTCTTTGCAGATTCGTATCCTGATGTATCAAGCGAAATATACCGGACGTTTGAAGCAAAATACCGATTAGCAAACAACAATAAAACTCCAGGCACGAATTCAGTGTTCGGTTATGATGTAGCAAAGATGATCCTTCAGATTGTATCACAGGGGAAAACAAGACGGCAGGATATTGCCAGAGAACTTGCGAAGGTGGAAGGATTTGAAGGATTGCATTCTCACATATCACTTTCGAAGAACCGCGTGAATAGTTGCTTGAGCGTGCTGCAGTACAAAGGGCGCCAAATTTATCATATCGGAAAAATTGATCTTGCTACTGTAGGGAAGTAA